One Mus musculus strain NOD/MrkTac chromosome 1 genomic contig, GRCm38.p6 alternate locus group NOD/MrkTac MMCHR1_NOD_IDD5_3 DNA window includes the following coding sequences:
- the Crygf gene encoding gamma-crystallin F isoform 1 (isoform 1 is encoded by transcript variant 1; The RefSeq protein has 2 substitutions compared to this genomic sequence), with protein sequence MGKITFYEDRSFQGRHYECSTDHSNLQPYFSRCNSVRVDSGCWMLYEQPNFAGCQYFLRRGDYPDYQQWMGFSDSVRSCHLIPHSTSHRIRIYEREDYRGQMVEITDDCSHLQDRFHFSDFHSFHVMEGYWVLYEMPNYRGRQYLLRPGEYRRYHDWGAMNARVGSLRRIMDFY encoded by the exons ATGGGGAAG ATCACCTTCTATGAGGACCGCAGCTTCCAGGGCCGCCACTATGAGTGCAGCACCGACCACTCCAACCTGCAGCCCTACTTCAGCCGCTGCAACTCTGTGCGCGTGGACAGTGGCTGCTGGATGCTCTATGAGCAGCCCAACTTCGCAGGCTGCCAGTACTTCCTGCGTCGCGGGGACTACCCTGACTACCAGCAGTGGATGGGTTTCAGTGACTCTGTCCGCTCTTGCCGCCTCATCCCCCAC TCCACTTCTCACAGGATCAGGATCTACGAGCGAGAGGACTACAGAGGCCAGATGGTGGAGATCACAGACGACTGCTCCCACCTGCAGGACCGCTTCCACTTCAGTGACTTCCACTCCTTCCACGTGATGGAGGGCTACTGGGTCCTCTACGAGATGCCCAACTACCGGGGGCGGCAGTACCTGCTGAGGCCAGGGGAGTACAGGCGCTACCACGACTGGGGCGCCATGAATGCCAGGGTGAGCTCTCTGAGGAGAATCATGGATTTCTATTGA
- the Crygf gene encoding gamma-crystallin F isoform 2 (isoform 2 is encoded by transcript variant 2; The RefSeq protein has 1 substitution compared to this genomic sequence) — protein sequence MGKITFYEDRSFQGRHYECSTDHSNLQPYFSRCNSVRVDSGCWMLYEQPNFAGCQYFLRRGDYPDYQQWMGFSDSVRSCHLIPHDQDLRARGLQRPDGGDHRRLLPPAGPLPLQ from the exons ATGGGGAAG ATCACCTTCTATGAGGACCGCAGCTTCCAGGGCCGCCACTATGAGTGCAGCACCGACCACTCCAACCTGCAGCCCTACTTCAGCCGCTGCAACTCTGTGCGCGTGGACAGTGGCTGCTGGATGCTCTATGAGCAGCCCAACTTCGCAGGCTGCCAGTACTTCCTGCGTCGCGGGGACTACCCTGACTACCAGCAGTGGATGGGTTTCAGTGACTCTGTCCGCTCTTGCCGCCTCATCCCCCAC GATCAGGATCTACGAGCGAGAGGACTACAGAGGCCAGATGGTGGAGATCACAGACGACTGCTCCCACCTGCAGGACCGCTTCCACTTCAGTGA